A single region of the Rhizobium sp. NLR16a genome encodes:
- a CDS encoding FAD-binding oxidoreductase, translating to MDNLNLTTLQRGQTMVNDVAMDAFAAGFRGSLLTSNDVNYGEARAIWNAMIDRRPGLIARCAGAADVVRAVRLARDNNLLVSVRGGGHGIAGNAVCEGGVVIDLSPMKSVRVDPETRRARIEPGATLGDVDKETMAFGLVLPTGINSTTGIAGLTLGGGFGWLTRKFGLTLDNLISVDVVTADGELVKASETERPDLFWALRGGGGNFGVVTSFEFQLNPLHPEVFAGLVVHPFADAEKVLREYREALETAPDELTCWVVMRQAPPLPFLPAEWHGKEIVVLAMCYCGDMAAGEKAAARLRGIGKPIADIVGPMPFIGWQQAFDPLLTPGARNYWKSQDFASLSDAAIEVLTNAVRKLPGPECEIFIGHVGGAAGRVPTEATAFPQRSSHFVMNVHARWRESEMDGNCIGWARELFEATKPHAVGTAYINFMPEDETDRVEMAYGANYARLSEIKLRYDPNNLFRMNQNVKPMAAVRAA from the coding sequence ATGGACAATTTGAACCTCACGACCCTGCAGCGGGGTCAGACGATGGTCAATGACGTGGCCATGGATGCGTTTGCCGCCGGTTTTCGCGGCAGTCTCCTGACCAGCAACGACGTGAATTACGGCGAGGCGCGGGCGATCTGGAATGCGATGATCGATCGCCGGCCGGGGCTGATTGCGCGCTGCGCAGGGGCAGCTGATGTCGTGCGCGCGGTGCGTCTTGCGCGCGATAACAATCTGCTCGTTTCGGTGCGCGGCGGCGGGCACGGCATTGCCGGCAATGCCGTCTGCGAGGGTGGTGTTGTCATCGACCTGTCGCCAATGAAGTCCGTGCGGGTCGATCCCGAGACGCGCCGCGCCAGGATCGAGCCGGGCGCTACGCTCGGCGACGTCGACAAGGAAACGATGGCTTTCGGGCTGGTGCTGCCGACCGGCATCAATTCCACGACCGGCATAGCCGGCCTGACGCTCGGCGGCGGTTTCGGCTGGCTCACCCGGAAATTCGGGCTAACCCTCGACAATCTGATTTCGGTGGATGTGGTGACGGCCGATGGCGAACTGGTGAAGGCGAGCGAGACCGAGCGGCCGGACCTGTTCTGGGCCCTGCGCGGCGGCGGCGGCAATTTCGGCGTCGTGACCTCCTTCGAATTCCAGCTCAACCCGCTCCATCCCGAAGTTTTCGCCGGACTGGTGGTGCATCCCTTCGCCGATGCGGAAAAAGTTCTCAGAGAGTATCGCGAGGCGCTGGAAACAGCACCCGACGAGCTGACCTGCTGGGTGGTGATGCGCCAGGCGCCGCCGCTGCCGTTCCTGCCGGCCGAATGGCACGGCAAGGAAATCGTGGTGCTCGCCATGTGTTATTGCGGGGACATGGCGGCGGGCGAAAAGGCGGCGGCGAGATTGCGTGGGATCGGAAAGCCGATCGCCGACATCGTCGGCCCGATGCCATTCATCGGCTGGCAGCAGGCATTCGACCCGCTTCTAACGCCCGGCGCCCGTAACTACTGGAAGAGCCAGGATTTCGCCTCCCTCTCCGATGCGGCGATCGAGGTTCTCACCAATGCCGTGCGGAAGTTGCCAGGGCCGGAATGCGAAATATTCATCGGCCATGTCGGCGGCGCCGCCGGCCGCGTGCCGACCGAAGCCACAGCATTTCCACAGCGCAGTTCGCATTTTGTCATGAATGTCCATGCACGCTGGCGGGAATCCGAGATGGACGGAAACTGCATCGGCTGGGCACGCGAACTCTTTGAGGCAACCAAACCGCATGCTGTGGGTACTGCCTACATCAACTTCATGCCGGAGGACGAGACCGATCGGGTCGAAATGGCTTACGGGGCCAATTATGCGCGCCTTTCCGAAATCAAGCTGCGCTACGATCCGAACAATCTGTTCCGGATGAACCAGAATGTGAAGCCGATGGCGGCCGTGCGGGCTGCGTGA